Proteins encoded together in one Falco peregrinus isolate bFalPer1 chromosome 2, bFalPer1.pri, whole genome shotgun sequence window:
- the LOC101910764 gene encoding programmed cell death protein 4, with amino-acid sequence MAVPVTELGAADRGLPFATGPCLAAAEEEEEEDRDEELLGAGGPRTWTPQEKLLHEARLKAKAKRRLRRTSSRDSARESLSEGTEPGTEPGSPKGRAHDRRSRMGKGRGLPKKGGAGGKGVWGAPGLVYGYQEPDARDPNYDEVAQGDTVYATVVPELEEGELEKNVQPMVLEYFEHGDTSEVMELLRGLNLGGRRHAVPALAVALALEGKASHRELTSRLLSDLVGRAVAPEDIAWAFDKMLRDLPDLILDTPEAPQMLGQFIARAVADHALPLDFLERYKGRVNCEHARAALDRAAVLLRIKREVNRLDNVWGVGGGQRPVKHLVKEMNLLLREYLLSGEVSEAEHCLRELEVPHFHHELVYEAVVMVLEGSGEGPVAMMVTLLKVLWETGLVTLDQMNRGFQRVYKELGDISLDVPLAHGLLERLVELCFDHGIITRALRDACPTRGRKRFVSEGDGGQVKQ; translated from the exons ATGGCCGTCCCCGTTACCGAGCTGGGCGCCGCCGACCGTGGCCTCCCCTTCGCCACG GgcccctgcctggcagctgcggaggaggaggaggaggaggacagggatgaggagctgctgggggctgggggtcctCGCACCTGGACCCCccaggagaagctgctgcacGAGGCTCGGCTGAAGGCCAAGGCCAAGCGGCGGCTGCGGCGCACCTCATCCCGGGACTCAGCCCGTGAGTCGCTCTCCGAGGGCACCGAGCCCGGCACCGAGCCTGGCAGCCCCAAGGGCCGGGCACATGACCGCAGGTCCCGCATGGGCAAGGGCCGCGGGCTGCCCAAGAAAG GCGGTGCTGGGGGCAAGGGCGTGTGGGGTGCCCCTGGCCTGGTCTATGGCTACCAGGAGCCTGATGCCCGTGACCCCAACTACGATGAAGTGGCTCAG GGGGACACAGTTTATGCTACTGTAGTGCCCgagctggaggaaggggagcTGGAGAAGAATGTGCAGCCCATGGTGCTGGAGTACTTCGAGCACGGGGACACCAGTGAGGTCATG gagctgctgcgGGGGCTGAACCTGGGCGGCCGGCGGCACGCGGTGCCCGCGCTGGCTGTGGCGCTGGCGCTGGAGGGCAAGGCCAGCCACCGTGAGCTGACCTCCCGCCTGCTCTCTGACCTGGTGGGCCGCGCTGTGGCCCCTGAGGACATCGCCTGGGCCTTCGACAAAATGCTGCGCGACCTGCCCGACCTCATCCTCGACACCCCCGAGGCCCCCCAG ATGCTGGGGCAGTTCATTGCCCGGGCGGTGGCCGACCACGCACTGCCCTTGGACTTCCTGGAGCGCTACAAGGGGCGCGTGAACTGTGAGCATGCCAG GGCCGCCCTTGACCGTGCCGCCGTCCTGCTCCGCATCAAGCGTGAAGTCAACCGGCTGGACAACGTCTGGGGTGTGGGGGGCGGCCAGCGCCCCGTCAAGCACCTGGTCAAGGAG ATGAACCTGCTGCTGCGGGAGTACCTGCTCTCCGGGGAGGTGTCAGAGGCCGAGCACTGCCTGCGGGAGCTGGAGGTCCCCCACTTCCACCACGAGCTGGTGTACGAG GCAGTGGTGATGGTGCTGGAGGGCTCTGGCGAGGGGCCCGTGGCCATGATGGTGACGCTGCTGAAGGTGCTGTGGGAGACGGGGCTGGTGACACTGGACCAGATGAACCGG GGCTTCCAGCGGGTGTACAAGGAGCTGGGGGACATCAGCCTGGATGTGCCACTGGCCCACGGGCTCCTGGAGCGGCTGGTGGAGCTCTGCTTCGACCACGGCATCATCACCAGGGCACTGCGGGATGCCTGCCCCACCAg GGGCCGCAAGCGCTTTGTGAGCGAGGGCGACGGGGGACAGGTGAAGCAGTGA
- the WBP1 gene encoding LOW QUALITY PROTEIN: WW domain-binding protein 1 (The sequence of the model RefSeq protein was modified relative to this genomic sequence to represent the inferred CDS: deleted 1 base in 1 codon) produces the protein MERPGSGGAEGAWAALLGRQHQQAREYCPGVNNQPYVCETGHCCGETGCCTYYYELWWFWLLWTILILFSCCCAYRHRRAKLRLQQQQRQREINLIAYHGACNYPASMMDLRMLASFKLPAYEEVAHRPSTPPPPYSAILAQLSGPRSRLGSSSLTLSPSSENYTSCSCESSCATSPSSTSLSVQVTDETERSQASTPSEEGGTSSTGTGASWEQPAEEAPARRAPHKHTLFSSTMDFFEADCHPCSDIEEGEEEEGGTAREEGGSSGEHFRHRRLTGDSGIEVGRCQEEEEGEGEGTHLLGKASPTPSPRCGLPSQGSGEGPSSPALPV, from the exons ATGGAgcggcccgggagcggcggcgccGAGGGGGCCTGGGCCGCGCTGCTGGGccggcagcaccagcag GCCCGGGAGTACTGCCCGGGGGTGAACAACCAGCCCTACGTGTGCGAGACGGGGCACTGCTGCGGGGAGACCGGCTGCTGCACCTACTACTACGAGCTGTGGT GGTTCTGGCTCCTCTGGACCATCCTCAtcctcttcagctgctgctgtgcctacCGGCACCGCCGGGCCAAGCTgcgcctgcagcagcagcagcggcagcgggAGATCAACCTCATCGCCTACCACGGTGCCTGCAACTACCCCGCCTCCATGATGGACCTCA GGATGCTGGCTTCCTTCAAGCTGCCTGCCTACGAGGAGGTGGCCCACCGC CCCAGCACACCGCCGCCGCCGTACAGCGCCATCCTGGCCCAGCTGAGCGGGCCCCGCAGCCgcctgggctccagcagcctcaCCCTCTCTCCCAGCTCAGAGAACTACACCAGCTGCTCCTGCGAGTCGAGCTGCGCCACATCTCCCAGCAGCACCTCGCTCTCGGTGCAGGTGACGGACGAGACAGAGCGCAGCCAGGCCAGCACGCCCAGTGAGGAGGGCggcaccagcagcactggcaccggcgccagctgggagcagcccgCTGAGGAAGCGCCAGCCCGCAGGGCCCCGCACAAGCACACCCTCTTCTCCTCCACCATGGACTTCTTTGAGGCTGACTGTCACCCCTGCTCCGACATCGAGGagggcgaggaggaggagggcggCACAGCTCGGGAGGAAGGTGGCAGCAGCGGCGAGCATTTCCGGCACCGGCGCCTGACGGGGGACTCGGGCATCGAGGTGGGGcgctgccaggaggaggaggagggtgagggTGAGGGCACCCACCTCCTGGGCAAGGCCAGCCCCACACCCTCGCCCCGGTGCGGGCTGCCGAGCCAGGGGAGCGGTGAGGGGCCCAGCtcgcctgccctgcctgtctgA
- the CCDC142 gene encoding LOW QUALITY PROTEIN: coiled-coil domain-containing protein 142 (The sequence of the model RefSeq protein was modified relative to this genomic sequence to represent the inferred CDS: deleted 1 base in 1 codon) translates to MAPMPSPVARVLGILAAERGWLVAERLQPLLQPWDGGGRAEHVCWEDATVPWPLECGATVVVDRGPSRQEELPGLAGELWALCREDEELMGQILGVLVASADSLWHHVLHGPKQEKLAAAVESPKLPAASLGTATRPSSAGWKTVRWLDASRAPAAEALHAQYRQLFWGAAGTALGHCLGWPHCGAGRAMAATQELSHALTQAGVPRECEEELGWLCLRLLCRAVLQSWERDFACALGSGLSDKCLGEPVPAAGPVWSRTAQCLQRLYPALAFALRCLQPLPTRPPGHPPGSPCLRLQVLGCCLATSQAACSWLMGRACRYLAAWALPQFLLITQGDLQLLKMETDRLVVLVTGTFLEPGDTPPQPPPAALSPQELQLCQQICSMAASIQLFSGDVLKMFSTNCKRMSAAIFDQTMPLGKHWRVGFRADLPSSPSAYAAAAAQAVLGQVLQGAQLLPHDAQAPALARVTTAFLEAWMDHILAQRIKFSLQGALQLRQDFELVRELVASERYGLAPETRQSLLSLRVFQQMDGAILCLLQQPGGVAGMAPRPWHSLRRCCLDNSAHPPEPTSGNLHSLDTLEAATAAPGPPPLAPSAEPLARLQSSVPESYLTGSQQQWLSLRLHRARRWRVPGLPCVGNNPEV, encoded by the exons ATGGCTCCCATGCCTTCCCCCGTGGCCAGGGTGCTGGGCATCCTGGCAGCTGAGCggggctggctggtggctgagcggctccagcccctgctgcagccgtGGGATGGGGGCGGCAGGGCAGAACACGTCTGCTGGGAGGATGCCACAGTGCCTTGGCCCCTGGAGTGTGGTGCCACAGTGGTAGTGGAC CGGGGACCGtccaggcaggaggagctgccaGGCCTCGCTGGCGAGCTGTGGGCACTGTGCCGGGAGGACGAGGAGCTGATGGGCCAGatcctgggggtgctggtggcctCTGCTGACAGCCTCTGGCACCACGTCCTCCATGGACCCAAGCAGGAGAAGCTGGCGGCAGCAGTAGAGAGCCCCAAGCTGCCAGCGGCCAGCCTGGGCACAGCCACCAGGCCCAGCTCTGCCGGCTGGAAGACGGTGCGGTGGCTGGATGCTTCCCGTGCACCGGCAGCCGAGGCCCTGCACGCCCAGTACCGGCAGCTGTTCTGGGGGGCTGCTGGAACCGCGCTAGGGCACTGCCTGGGTTGGCCGCATTGCGGAGCTGGCAGGGCCATGGCTGCCACACAGGAGCTGAGCCACGCTCTCACCCAGG CTGGTGTCCCCCGAGAGTGCGAGGAGGAACTGGGATGGCTCTGCCTGCGCCTGCTCTGCCGGGCCGTCCTCCAGAGCTGGGAGAGAG ACTTTGCCTGCGCGCTGGGCTCGGGTCTGTCCGACAAGTGCTTGGGGGAgccggtgccagcagcagggccgGTGTGGAGCAGGACAGCGCAGTGTCTGCAGCGGCTCTATCCAGCCCTGGCTTTCGCCCTGCgttgcctgcagcccctgcccacccgcCCGCCCG GCCACCCCCCTGGCTCACCCTGCCTGCGCCTgcaggtgctgggctgctgcttggCCACATCAcaggctgcctgctcctggctgaTGGGCAGAGCCTGCCGGTACCTGGCAGCCTGGGCCCTGCCGCAGTTCCTGCTCATCACTCAGGGCGACCTGCAG ctgctgaagATGGAGACAGACAGACTGGTTGTGCTGGTGACCGGGACCTTTCTGGAgcctggggacacccccccacAGCCGCCTCCTGCCGCACTGTCCCCCCAggagctccagctctgccagcagatTTGCTCCATGGCTGCCAGCATCCAG CTCTTCTCAGGGGACGTGCTGAAGATGTTCTCCACCAACTGCAAGCGGATGTCGGCAGCGATCTTCGACCAGACCATGCCTCTGGGGAAGCACTGGAGGGTCGGCTTCCGCGCTG acctgcccagctcccccagcgCATATGCGGCAGCAGCggcccaggcagtgctgggccaggtgctgcagggcgcccagctcctgccccacgATGCCCAGGCGCCCGCTCTGGCACGGGTGACCACCGCCTTCCTGGAGGCCTGGATGGACCACATCCTGGCACAGAGGATCAAGTTCAG cctgcagggagCCTTGCAGCTGCGGCAGGACTTCGAGCTGGTGCGGGAGCTGGTAGCCTCGGAGCGCTATGGGCTGGCCCCTGAGACCCGGCAGTCCCTGCTGTCCCTTCGTGTCTTCCAGCAGATGGATGGGGccatcctctgcctcctgcagcagcccggGGGGGTGGCTGGCATGGCCCCCCGCCCCTGGCACTCTCTGCGCCGCTGCT GTTTGGACAACAGTGCCCACCCACCGGAGCCGACGTCGGGCAACCTGCACAGCCTGGACACCCTAGAGGCAGCAACGGCGGCACCGGGGCCCCCTCCGTTGGCTCCCAGTGCTGAGCCACTGGCGCGGCTACAGAGCAGTGTCCCCGAATCCTACTTAacgggcagccagcagcagtggctATCGTTACGGCTACATCGGGCTCGCCGCTGGCGTGTACCGGGTTTACCATGCGTCGGCAACAACCCCGAGGTCTGA
- the MOGS gene encoding LOW QUALITY PROTEIN: mannosyl-oligosaccharide glucosidase (The sequence of the model RefSeq protein was modified relative to this genomic sequence to represent the inferred CDS: inserted 2 bases in 1 codon), producing the protein MAGERRRRGGEGARERARDRGTRREQQRGPGRGRTALVIAAAAAAVALGVAAVATEWNRWRAAARLVTPHPAPPALPPDSTGPLASPHRFWGTYRPHVYFGMKTRSPRALVTGLMWLQQGEGGGSLRHTCEQSDGLSRYGWLMHDGVNFGVQEIRDKGLFLKTEFVKRLGGEHGGDWSWRITARMEGVGSPVPLLSLFFYVATDGQGTLKPHLENRTRLAVVTGTAEELGSFTLTFLRPTTESREDPKYASYNYLEAASPGLHRLTEVVRSSLSNRFVFTPPGGAXRRRFFAVDTFQGLPGEHPREGQLLLHQVTLEPPGIVEVTFESGSVVGRPGRLAGGALSAALSQHVAAFEQRFEETFGLGRKGFPLPQQRFAQAALSDLLGGMGYFHGRSLVQSPLQERPIAAPEAVLFTAVPSRSFFPRGFLWDEGFHQLLLARWDPVLSREVIAHWLDLMNAEGWIPREQILGEEARAKVPPEFLLQHSETANPPTLLLALQRLLPDAPLPYLRRLFPRLHAWYNWYNQTQAGPLPLTFRWRGRDTQPERFLNPKTLASGLDDYPRASHPSPEERHLDLRCWMALASRVLAEVAERLGEPAGPYRVMEQALSDNGLLEQLHWARELGAFADYGNHSTAVGLRWQSPAPPAPGQPPAAPQLVREVREAPRLRFVGALGYVSLFPLLLQLLRPDSPRLPAVLAAMRSEQQLWTPFGLRSLARDSPLYMQRNTQHDPPYWRGSIWVNVNYLALQALHSYANTEGPQREQAAELYRELRHNLVANLYRQHAESGFLWEHYSDSTGRGQGCHPFAGWSALVVLAMAEDY; encoded by the exons atggcgggcgagcggcggcggcgcggcggggaaGGAGCTCGGGAACGGGCCCGGGACCGCGGGACCCGTCGGGAACAACAGCGGGGACCGGGCCGGGGCCGGACGGCGCTGGTGAtagcggcggcggcggcggccgtgGCGCTGGGCGTGGCGGCGGTGGCGACCGAATGGAACCGGTGGAGAGCGGCCGCCCGCCTCGTTACCCCCCACCCTGCGCCCCCCGCGCTCCCCCCCGATTCTACCGGGCCTCTCGCCTCGCCCCACCGCTTCTGGGGGACTTACCGGCCTCACGTCTACTTCGGGATGAAGACACGTAGCCCACGAGCTCTCGTTACCG GGCTGATGTGGCTTCAGCAAGGCGAGGGGGGAGGCAGCTTACGCCACACCTGCGAGCAGAGTGACGGTCTGTCGCGATATGGCTGGTTGATGCACGACGGGGTGAATTTCGGGGTGCAGGAGATTCGAGACAAAGGCTTGTTCTTAAAAACCGAATTCGTTAAACGACTGGGAGGGGAGCACGGAGGGGATTGGAGTTGGCGCATCACTGCACGGATGGAG GGTGTGGGCAGCCCAGTCCcgctcctctccctcttcttctACGTCGCCACAGACGGGCAGGGGACACTGAAGCCACACCTGGAGAACAGGACACGGCTGGCTGTTGTGACAGGGACAGCGGAGGAGCTGGGGAGCTTCACCCTCACCTTCCTCCGTCCCACTACTGAGAGCAGGGAGGACCCCAAATACGCCAG CTACAACTACCTGGAGGCAGCAAGCCCAGGGCTGCACCGCCTGACTGAGGTAGTGCGGAGTAGCCTTAGCAACCGCTTCGTCTTCACCCCACCGGggggggc ccgccgccgcttcTTCGCCGTCGACACCTttcaggggctgccaggggaaCACCCACGTGAgggacagctgctgctgcaccaggtGACGCTGGAGCCGCCGGGCATCGTGGAGGTGACCTTCGAGTCAGGCAGCGTGGTGGGCCGGCCCGGACGGCTGGCAGGGGGCGCGCTGTCGGCGGCACTCTCGCAGCATGTGGCTGCCTTCGAGCAGCGCTTTGAGGAGACCTTCGGGCTGGGCCGTAAGGGCTTCCCCCTACCGCAGCAGCGCTTTGCCCAGGCTGCTCTCAGCGATCTCCTGGGAGGGATGGGCTACTTCCACGGGCGCTCGCTGGTGCAGTCCCCCCTGCAGGAGCGACCCATTGCCGCCCCTGAGGCCGTTCTCTTCACTGCCGTCCCCTCCCGCTCTTTCTTCCCCCGCGGCTTCCTCTGGGATGAGGGcttccaccagctgctgctggcacgcTGGGACCCAGTGCTGAGCCGGGAGGTGATTGCTCACTGGCTGGACCTGATGAACGCCGAGGGATGGATACCCCGGGAGCAGATTCTGGGGGAGGAGGCACGAGCCAAGGTGCCCCCCGAgttcctcctgcagcacagcgaGACGGCCAACCCCCCGACATTACTGCTGGCGCTGCAGCGGCTGCTGCCCGACGCCCCCCTGCCCTACCTGCGCCGCCTCTTCCCCCGCCTGCACGCCTGGTACAACTGGTACAACCAGACGCAGGCTGGGCCCCTGCCCCTCACCTTCCGCTGGCGTGGCCGTGACACCCAGCCCGAGCGCTTCCTCAACCCCAAGACACTGGCCTCGGGGCTGGATGACTATCCCCGTGCCTCCCACCCCTCGCCTGAGGAGCGGCATCTGGACCTGCGCTGCTGGATGGCGCTGGCCTCCCGCGTGCTGGCGGAGGTGGCTgagcggctgggggagccggCTGGGCCCTACCGGGTAATGGAGCAGGCACTGAGTGACAAcgggctgctggagcagctgcactgGGCCCGAGAACTGGGTGCCTTTGCCGATTATGGcaaccacagcacagctgtggggctgcgCTGGCaatccccagcccccccggctcCAGGTCaaccccctgcagccccacagctggtgCGGGAGGTGCGGGAGGCCCCGCGGCTCCGCTTCGTGGGAGCCCTGGGCTATGTTAGcctcttcccactgctgctgcagctgctgcgcCCTGACTCACCACGGCTGCCCGCTGTGCTGGCTGCCATGCGTagtgagcagcagctctggacgCCCTTTGGGCTGCGCTCACTGGCCCGTGACAGCCCACTCTACATGCAGCGCAACACCCAGCACGACCCCCCATACTGGCGCGGCTCCATTTGGGTCAACGTCAACTACCTGGCACTGCAGGCACTGCACAGCTATGCCAACACTGAGGGGCCACAGcgggagcaggcagcagagctgtacCGTGAGCTGCGCCACAACCTGGTGGCCAACCTGTACCGGCAGCACGCTGAGAGCGGCTTCCTCTGGGAGCACTACAGTGACAGCACCGGGCGCGGGCAGGGCTGCCACCCTTTTGCTGGCTGGTCCGCACTGGTTGTGCTGGCAATGGCTGAAGACTACTAG
- the INO80B gene encoding INO80 complex subunit B yields MSKAWRRGRMEGGEHGEEAEAGGGHGSHKKKHKKHKKKHKKKHHHEVAGPPPEPTAGLRKPQLKLKIKLGGQILGTKSVPTFTVVPEAPRSPSPLMVADEEEEPTEGVPIEQYRAWLDEDSNLDPSPLPDLDSENCFPSREDDDEEEERWLDALEKGELDDNGELKKEVDESLLTARQKALLHKQQSQPLLELPMGYKAKELTEEMLVKREERARKRRLQAAKKAEENKNQTIERLTKTNKAKVKTLRERRAKQASCPVVHYCNATDRITVSFPAGMALPLLPTPAPTVPTPVLCGVAGCSNHKRYACSRTGLPLCSLACYRRNLQLQEAVA; encoded by the exons ATGAGCAAGGCCTGGCGGCGCGGCAGGATGGAGGGCGGCGAGCACG GGGAAGAGGCCGAAGCGGGCGGCGGGCACGGCTCCCACAAGAAGAAGCACAAGAAGCACAAGAAGAAGCACAAGAAGAAGCACCACCACGAGgtggcggggccgccccccgaGCCCACCGCCGGGCTGCGCAAGCCCCAGCTCAAGCTCAAGATCAAGCTCGGGGGGCAGATCCTGGGCACCAAGAG CGTGCCGACCTTCACGGTGGTCCCCGAGGCACCGCGCTCGCCCTCCCCGCTGATGGTGGcggatgaggaagaggagcccaCGGAGGGGGTGCCCATCGAGCAGTACCGGGCCTGGCTGG ATGAGGACAGCAATCTGGACCCGTCGCCCCTGCCAGACCTGGACTCAGAGAATTGCTTTCCCAGCCGTGAGGATGATGATGAAGAAGAGGAGCGCTGGCTTGATGCCCTTGAAAAGGGCGAGCTGGACGATAATGGGGAGCTCAAGAAGGAGGTGGACGAGTCACTACTGACAGCGCGACAG AAAGCCCTCCTGCacaagcagcagagccagccactgctggagctgcccatGGGCTACAAGGCAAAGGAGCtgacagaggagatgctggtgaaGCGAGAGGAGAGGGCCCGCAAGCGGCGCCTGCAGGCGGCCAAGAAGGCAGAGGAGAACAAGAACCAGACCATCGAGCGCCTGACTAAGACCAACAAGGCCAAGGTGAAGACGCTGCGGGAGCGCAGAGCCAAGCAGGCCTCCTGCCCCGTCGTTCACTACTGCAATGCCACCGACCGCATCACCGTCTCCTTCCCGGCAGGCATGGCCCTGCCGCTGCTGCCCACCCCGGCCCCCACTGTGCCCACACCTGTCCTCTGCGGCGTTGCTGGCTGCTCCAACCACAAGCGCTATGCCTGCTCCCGCACTGGCCTGCCGCTCTGCAGCCTGGCCTGCTACAGGAGGAATCttcagctgcaggaggcagtggCCTAG
- the TTC31 gene encoding tetratricopeptide repeat protein 31: protein MLCRPRGRREEIGLGRAGANPQERAGLTRREVSAPVPGEAEVPSSGRRRGPRLEGRRVRREGTRSSEPPLYGPCGPPSCPHPTWRLGSLSWRRAPLPARAVPYVRRRRLGAMRAAGGLRDLAGPGLGASRFGAAAAACPWGCVLGPGGWSGAPVCPRHCQPGAAEAERGRRQAASRSAHCSAMGEASGARDAFGRGPGFWYCPGRLEVSSEEEDEEVEGLICFGQPWDISSEDSDPTYNFCGFRKSFLCKEDLPARPPQSAVEMKMHRLPAPWGHQVTAEEAEKNAQELVAEEERMKRKAEKKKLKKKKQKDRKKQEKLGQELKSEREAESSTSSLSSAAGAEYPQKTNAEEGKARPSPSPSPHLGGSAASSGEEAGGQGARAEEVEDELDLSCTFVFKARQKAGMKLPVPGKEKPARTVDAESGRRALGKARKPSLSSLPAPRAPKPAPRDVSMVEQSLILAGRGNEAAQKGQYTEAVRAFTEAVKLNPMEHRLFGNRSYCYEKLRCYEEALRDALVSLRLQPGWPKGYFRKGKALRGLERYAEAACTFEELLRLDSANTDAAAQLEACQALLRQNSPHGRSSPGGPPVSPSLLKAGELLLPSSGKWVNRSCQDTDTSGFMTVVSSRSQTKGQGQAAASSELMLPPTHPARDCYPLWVGNITSRISERVLHSFFSRFGEIRFIRMLPERRCAFINYTQKVAAEAAYAAMQDVEVEGSRLTLQLKHPSHATPSPRWQPGEVGALPRGLW, encoded by the exons ATGCTTTGCCggccccgggggcggcgggaggaAATAGGCTTAGGCCGCGCCGGCGCTAATCCGCAGGAACGGGCAGGGCTGACCCGCCGGGAGGTCAGCGCCCCAGTGCCCGGTGAAGCTGAGGTCCCGAGCAGCGGGAGGAGGCGGGGTCCGCGGCTTGAGGGGAGGCGGGTACGGCGGGAGGGGACGCGGAGCTCCGAGCCCCCTCTGTACGGGCCTTGCGGGCCGCCGTCCTGCCCTCACCCAACATGGCGGCTGGGCAGCCTCAGCTGGCGCCGTGCCCCGCTTCCGGCCCGCGCCGTGCCCTACgtccggcggcggcggctcggAGCGatgcgggcggcgggcgggctgcgggacctggccgggccgggcctgggCGCCTCCCGGTTcggggctgccgccgccgcctgcccctGGGGCTGCGTGCTCGGCCCCGGCGGCTGGAGCGGCG CGCCCGTCTGCcccaggcactgccagcccGGCGCCGCCGAGGCCGAGCGTGGCCGCCGGCAG GCCGCCTCCCGCTCGGCACACTGCAGCGCGATGGGGGAAGCCTCTGGGGCCCGGGACGCCTTCGGCCGCG GCCCGGGCTTCTGGTACTGCCCTGGCCGGCTGGAGGTGTccagtgaggaggaggatgaagaggTGGAGGGGTTGATCTGCTTTGGCCAGCCCTGGGACATCTCTAGCGAGGACAGCGACCCCACCTACAACTTCTGTGGGTTCAGGAAATCCTTCCTGTGCAAGGAGGATCTGCCTGCTCGGCCCCCTCAGAGCGCTGTTGAGATGAAGATGCAcaggctgcctgcaccctgGGGGCACCAGGTTACTGCCGAG gaagcagagaagaacGCACAGGAGCTGGTGGCGGAGGAAGAGCGGatgaagagaaaggcagaaaagaagaagctgaagaagaag aaacagaaagatcGGAAGAAACAAGAGAAGCTGGGACAAGAGCTGAAAAGCGAGCGGGAGGCCGAGTCG AGCACCTCATCCCTGAGCAGTGCTGCCGGTGCTGAGTACCCCCAAAAGACCAatgctgaggaggggaaggcCAGGcccagtcccagcccgtccccacACCTCGGGGGCAGTGCAGCCTCCTCaggagaggaggcaggaggccagggagccagggcagaggaggtggAG GATGAGCTGGATTTGAGCTGCACCTTCGTCTTCAAAGCCCGGCAGAAAGCAGGCATGAAGCTGCCAGTGCCTGGGAAGGAGAAGCCGGCCAGGACAGTTGATGCAGAGTCAGGCAGGAGGGCACTGGGGAAG gCACGCAAGCCCTCACtgtcctccctgcctgccccacggGCACCCAAGCCTGCCCCCCGGGACGTGAGCATGGTGGAACAGAGCTTGATTCTCGCAG GCCGTGGCAATGAGGCTGCCCAGAAGGGCCAATACACAGAGGCTGTGCGGGCCTTCACGGAGGCGGTGAAGCTGAACCCCATGGAGCACCG GCTCTTTGGGAACCGCTCATACTGCTACGAGAAGCTTCGGTGCTACGAGGAGGCACTCAGGGATGCACTGGTGTCACTGAGGCTCCAGCCCGGCTGGCCCAAAGGCTACTTCCGCAAGGGAAAGGCACTGCGGGGACTGGAG CGCTACGCCGAGGCCGCCTGCACATTCGAGGAGCTGCTGCGCCTGGACAGTGCCAACACCGATGCGGctgcccagctggaggcctgcCAGGCCCTGTTGCGG CAGAACAGCCCCCATGGCCGGAGCAGCCCAGGGGgtccccctgtgtccccatccctgctgaaggctggggagctgctgctgccttcctctg GGAAGTGGGTGAACAGGAGCTGCCAGGACACAGACACAAGTGGCTTCATGACTGTTGTGAGCTCCAGGAGCCAGACAAAAGGCCAGGGCCAGGCTGCGGCCAGCAGTGAGCTGATGCTGCCTCCGACCCATCCTGCCAG GGACTGCTATCCCCTCTGGGTGGGGAACATCACCAGCAGGATCAGCGAGAGGGTGCTGCACAGCTTCTTCAGCCG TTTTGGGGAGATCCGCTTCATCCGGATGCTGCCGGAGAGACGCTGCGCCTTCATCAACTACACACAGAAGGTGGCGGCAGAAGCGGCCTATGCGGCCATGCAG gaTGTCGAGGTGGAGGGAAGCAGGCTCACACTGCAGCTCAAGCACCCCTCCCACGCCACCCCGTCCCCGCGGTGGCAACCAGGCGAGGTGGGTGCCCTCCCCAGGGGGCTTTGGTAG